In Ruminiclostridium papyrosolvens DSM 2782, the following proteins share a genomic window:
- a CDS encoding helix-turn-helix domain-containing protein, which yields MIEQNEKGLYQFNDRQIEEQARKQQDFLRIIHPFLNETDIMRQECVELRPLPRQKDIKYIRSLNLWRLDQRGLERHIEFLKGLNGIPACLYYSVYAYDYSKETYRKDGKPYAKGKINNQNARFTSIAICDLDKISEERHSDVVGMFENCGIAPLTVFSGHGFQDIVLLNERVYDIELLKRFNYILKLKGFPIDETIVDPARIMRMPFSFNCKAFCQEDKYHDAESPVAIPTKLVRFTDKRYSVEEVFDRLNTLPDIKNDFSIQVNMPEKEQENIPTKDAVAKEAEPIEAPIRVFQELSEEQVEELSSIYNIIRFKELPDAVQRMLYGTREGFRNKTLIFLTMFFANKLGLPLPKIIQSLVIWGARCNPMLDEEYIIANVTRIYRRKFKGNGKYDSQMVKEFGYIDFKMYRRDNKILFNNEFFDMFHLLSDGAVRVYLAAKLYEKMTGEKLWTIDRLVELTGYSARTLYRHLQQLTDYSLVDKKRCCRPKGEQYRYCINKFFDVTKGFLSFETATLEYLLKQGLLTDGELKLYIYLCQKINQSTGNECWLSQKSLGKDIAKKRNSISEMTTSLHKKGLIKKTAESYGKITYCYYSLIY from the coding sequence ATGATTGAACAAAATGAAAAAGGATTATATCAATTTAACGACAGACAAATTGAAGAACAGGCGAGAAAACAGCAGGATTTCCTGCGGATTATTCATCCGTTCTTGAACGAAACCGACATAATGAGACAAGAATGTGTAGAATTGAGACCACTGCCACGGCAAAAGGATATAAAATATATCAGGTCATTAAATCTTTGGAGGTTGGATCAAAGGGGACTGGAAAGGCATATTGAGTTTCTTAAAGGGCTAAACGGAATTCCTGCGTGCTTGTATTACTCCGTATATGCTTATGATTACAGCAAGGAAACCTACAGAAAGGACGGCAAACCATATGCCAAAGGGAAGATAAACAATCAAAATGCCCGCTTTACTTCTATTGCCATTTGCGATCTGGACAAAATATCCGAGGAGCGGCATAGCGATGTTGTTGGTATGTTTGAGAACTGCGGCATAGCACCACTGACGGTTTTCAGTGGCCACGGATTTCAGGATATCGTGCTTCTCAATGAACGAGTGTATGACATTGAATTACTCAAGAGGTTTAATTATATTCTCAAATTAAAGGGATTTCCCATTGACGAGACCATAGTGGACCCCGCCCGAATTATGAGAATGCCTTTCTCATTCAACTGCAAAGCCTTTTGCCAGGAGGATAAATACCATGATGCAGAAAGTCCTGTGGCTATTCCCACAAAGCTGGTAAGGTTTACTGATAAAAGATATTCCGTGGAGGAGGTGTTTGACAGGCTTAATACTCTTCCCGACATAAAAAACGATTTCAGCATACAGGTTAATATGCCAGAGAAAGAGCAGGAAAACATACCTACAAAGGACGCTGTAGCAAAGGAAGCAGAACCCATTGAAGCTCCAATAAGGGTATTCCAGGAATTGAGTGAGGAACAGGTTGAGGAACTATCCAGCATATATAATATAATACGGTTCAAAGAGCTGCCTGACGCAGTACAAAGAATGCTCTATGGCACCAGGGAAGGCTTCAGAAACAAAACCCTTATATTCCTGACTATGTTTTTTGCAAACAAGCTGGGATTACCGCTCCCAAAGATAATCCAATCCCTTGTCATCTGGGGGGCAAGGTGTAATCCAATGCTTGACGAGGAATATATTATTGCCAATGTCACCAGGATTTACAGGCGTAAGTTTAAGGGAAATGGCAAGTATGACAGTCAAATGGTCAAGGAGTTTGGATATATTGATTTCAAAATGTATCGGAGGGACAACAAAATTTTGTTCAACAATGAATTCTTTGATATGTTCCACCTATTGTCAGACGGGGCTGTGAGGGTATATCTTGCTGCAAAACTCTACGAAAAGATGACTGGGGAAAAGCTCTGGACAATTGACCGCCTGGTTGAGTTAACGGGGTATAGTGCCAGAACTCTGTACAGGCATTTACAGCAGCTTACAGACTACAGTTTGGTAGATAAAAAACGGTGCTGCAGGCCAAAGGGTGAACAATACAGGTATTGCATAAATAAATTCTTCGATGTAACAAAAGGTTTCCTTTCCTTTGAAACAGCAACATTGGAATACCTGCTTAAACAAGGGCTATTGACTGATGGGGAATTGAAACTCTATATATATCTCTGCCAGAAGATAAACCAGTCAACAGGCAATGAATGCTGGTTAAGCCAAAAGAGCTTGGGAAAGGATATTGCAAAAAAGCGGAATTCGATCTCCGAAATGACCACTTCTCTGCATAAAAAAGGACTTATTAAAAAGACAGCAGAAAGCTACGGCAAGATAACTTACTGCTATTATTCACTTATCTATTAG